The following are encoded in a window of Sminthopsis crassicaudata isolate SCR6 chromosome 5, ASM4859323v1, whole genome shotgun sequence genomic DNA:
- the SMIM45 gene encoding small integral membrane protein 45: protein MPHFLDWFVPVYLMISILILVGFGACIYYFEPGLREAHKWRTQRPLLDRNFRKTLMIRDNLAFGSPDV, encoded by the coding sequence ATGCCGCATTTCCTGGACTGGTTTGTGCCCGTCTATCTCATGATTTCCATCCTCATCTTGGTTGGTTTCGGGGCCTGCATCTACTACTTCGAGCCCGGTTTACGGGAAGCCCACAAGTGGCGAACGCAAAGACCTCTCCTGGACCGGAACTTCCGCAAGACCCTGATGATCCGGGACAACCTGGCCTTCGGGAGCCCCGACGTCTGA